The Desulfobotulus mexicanus genome includes a region encoding these proteins:
- the bioA gene encoding adenosylmethionine--8-amino-7-oxononanoate transaminase produces the protein MKTDQKDRASAFWMPFTPIEAAKNPLRVASGQGSWLVLEDGSRLLDGISSWWVNLHGHGKREIAEAIYHQALTLEQVIPAGLTHGPAEALAQGVLSHLPEYLCQMFYSDDGSTAVEVALKMAVQYWWNQGETGRTRFLAFEGAYHGDTLGAMSVGDRSSGFSDPFRPLMFDVTYLPWPSTWDDDEDVEFKEATALKALDEALENHGDTFAGLIMEPLIQGAGGMRFCRPEFLQGVQNRMKAAGLLVIYDEVMTGFGRTGEWFACVKAKTFPDIVCLSKGITGGFLPLGATVTTQKVQDAFLGDDPSRTFWHGHSYTANPLACAAGLASLKLMEEEPFRKFENWHRELGEAVKNHPRISRFRVMGTIAAMELISDGSGGYFDASGPLLRKAFLDAGVLLRPLGNVIYILPPYCTTREELALIYETIAAVVDGL, from the coding sequence ATGAAAACGGATCAAAAAGACAGGGCTTCCGCCTTCTGGATGCCCTTCACCCCCATTGAAGCTGCAAAAAATCCTTTGCGTGTGGCCTCAGGTCAGGGAAGCTGGCTTGTCCTTGAAGATGGCAGCAGGCTTCTTGACGGTATTTCCAGCTGGTGGGTGAATCTGCACGGCCATGGAAAAAGGGAAATTGCCGAAGCCATTTATCATCAGGCTTTAACCCTTGAGCAGGTGATTCCAGCAGGACTCACCCATGGCCCTGCCGAAGCCCTGGCCCAAGGGGTATTGTCCCATCTGCCCGAATACCTCTGCCAGATGTTCTATTCCGATGACGGCTCCACCGCCGTGGAGGTGGCTTTGAAAATGGCGGTGCAGTACTGGTGGAATCAGGGAGAAACAGGGCGCACCCGTTTTCTTGCCTTTGAAGGGGCTTATCACGGGGATACCCTGGGTGCCATGAGTGTGGGCGACAGATCCAGCGGATTTTCCGATCCCTTCAGGCCCCTGATGTTTGATGTTACTTATCTTCCATGGCCTTCAACCTGGGATGATGATGAAGATGTGGAATTTAAAGAAGCCACAGCTCTGAAGGCACTGGATGAGGCCTTGGAAAACCATGGGGATACCTTTGCCGGGCTTATTATGGAGCCTTTGATTCAGGGCGCAGGGGGCATGCGGTTTTGCAGGCCGGAGTTTCTTCAGGGTGTTCAGAATCGCATGAAGGCAGCGGGGCTTCTTGTAATCTATGATGAGGTGATGACAGGTTTTGGCCGGACGGGTGAATGGTTTGCCTGTGTGAAGGCAAAAACTTTTCCGGATATAGTATGCCTTTCCAAGGGAATTACGGGTGGATTTCTGCCGCTTGGAGCAACGGTGACAACCCAAAAGGTTCAGGACGCATTTCTGGGAGACGATCCTTCACGAACCTTCTGGCATGGCCATTCCTATACGGCCAATCCTCTGGCATGTGCAGCCGGTCTTGCCTCCCTGAAGCTAATGGAGGAAGAACCTTTCCGAAAATTTGAAAACTGGCACCGGGAGCTGGGAGAAGCTGTGAAAAATCATCCCCGTATCAGCCGGTTCCGGGTCATGGGCACCATTGCAGCCATGGAACTGATTTCCGATGGCAGTGGTGGGTATTTTGATGCTTCCGGGCCTTTGCTGCGTAAAGCTTTTCTGGATGCGGGGGTATTGCTGAGACCCCTTGGTAATGTGATTTATATTCTGCCGCCCTATTGCACGACAAGGGAAGAACTTGCCCTGATTTATGAAACCATTGCAGCCGTTGTGGATGGTTTGTAG
- the rlmB gene encoding 23S rRNA (guanosine(2251)-2'-O)-methyltransferase RlmB gives MNNKINTSKAGKRGQNPVKKATHEDLFGIHPVTEALRANRRSFHTLYLSDPENTRFSEIISLAALCGLSPTGCTPAQLTAMVPGGVHQGVVLKASPFVFRDMASFSDTIHPPLVVVADGVEDPGNLGAIARTALCLGASGLVIPKDRSAGPTPAAIKASAGALEHLPLLQVVNISRFLEESKEKGFWVAGLDADGTPLHQARLDGPMVLVVGGEDRGVRPLVRRHCDIMVAIPQSGPVSSLNASVAAALAIYEIRRNHF, from the coding sequence GTGAATAATAAAATAAATACCAGTAAAGCAGGCAAACGGGGCCAGAATCCAGTCAAAAAAGCAACCCATGAAGATCTTTTTGGCATTCATCCCGTGACAGAGGCCCTAAGGGCCAACAGGCGCTCCTTTCATACCCTGTATCTTTCGGATCCTGAAAATACAAGATTCAGTGAAATCATAAGCCTTGCTGCGCTTTGTGGCCTGAGCCCCACGGGCTGCACACCGGCACAGCTTACAGCCATGGTTCCCGGTGGCGTGCATCAGGGTGTTGTGCTTAAGGCTTCTCCTTTTGTGTTCAGGGATATGGCCAGCTTTTCGGATACCATCCATCCCCCACTGGTGGTGGTGGCGGACGGTGTGGAGGATCCGGGCAATCTCGGAGCCATTGCTAGAACGGCTCTTTGTCTTGGGGCCAGTGGTCTTGTGATTCCAAAGGATCGCTCCGCAGGGCCGACTCCTGCTGCCATCAAGGCTTCGGCTGGAGCTTTAGAACATCTTCCACTGCTACAGGTGGTTAATATTTCAAGATTTCTGGAAGAGTCAAAGGAGAAGGGCTTTTGGGTAGCGGGTCTTGATGCCGATGGCACTCCTTTGCATCAGGCAAGGCTTGACGGACCTATGGTTTTAGTGGTGGGTGGTGAAGACCGGGGCGTGCGTCCTCTGGTCCGCAGACATTGTGATATCATGGTGGCCATTCCCCAGAGCGGGCCGGTGAGTTCCCTCAACGCATCTGTTGCGGCTGCCCTGGCCATATACGAAATCAGGCGGAATCATTTTTAA
- a CDS encoding DEAD/DEAH box helicase, with amino-acid sequence MIFLHASWLDGRLHLWAETQPESPFVPKSPRGRKPLQPKAKIFPYDPSNLVLGSVLKKTFPEIRALKKDFRTASLFLPTLKGCPLPSSPLIAQLPEGNGEPLSLHPWLTSTLVLDWQGCRTLLGRCMDGPLLEKGVFAGSDLLWWAQMLRFVASLAVKGAYLPAVQRGERGDFYARWQPLPHGEDYDTLARLEAAMPESCRCLGPENILEAPAINRREILYAFTAFALDALVRESMGTRIESRSASSIHDAWLAALGSGDARFVWKETSALEGLETQLLEWRRPLEVSASARARLCFRLEEPESGDEETWQVRYLLQPYEDPSLMLPLEVFWKKQSVKTKAFHAVAGDVGEYLLSAIAHASTICGAAKESLSGKKPKGHTLDNEGAWRFLAQEAPVLESTGFGVILPGWWLGKSDKNRIRLKALVKSPSMKAAAGLGLETLMKVDWEVALGDSLLSLKELEALAGIKGSLVRMKGVWMEVDGEKIRQTLAFLKKKMNQEMKASEIMHMALGVASEHLPLEVEEVKAEGWMKDLLKGLKDGGRLKPVALPESFCGTLRPYQQQGFSWLYFLKQWGLGACLADDMGLGKTVQTLSLVAKAREEGEKRPVLLVCPTSLVGNWRREAARFTPDLKVMTHHGNDRKKEDAFRKEAMEAGLVISSYGLLQRDGDFLSEMHWAGAILDEAQNIKNGQTGQSKAARMLKADYRIALTGTPVENHVGDLWAMMAFLNPGLLGSQAAFKKNFFTPIQIRGDAGAAQMLKRITGPFVLRRVKTDKKVITDLPDKQEMKVFCTLTKEQASLYRATLKDMEAALESSEGIQRKGMVLAALSKLKQICNHPAHFLGDGSAVEGRSGKLERLTEMMEEVLAAGEKALIFSQFKEMGYILKKHLQQSFGQEVLFLHGGTPVKDRDTMVSRFQAGKSGPKIFVLSLKAGGTGLNLTEASHVFHYDRWWNPAVENQATDRAFRIGQKMNVQVHKFLCAGTLEERIDAMIEKKSALSESIVGSGEGWVTELSASALKKVLALSKEAVGE; translated from the coding sequence ATGATTTTTCTTCACGCCTCATGGCTGGACGGCAGGCTTCACCTCTGGGCTGAAACCCAGCCGGAATCTCCCTTTGTTCCGAAAAGCCCCCGGGGCCGTAAGCCCCTTCAGCCCAAGGCCAAAATCTTTCCCTATGATCCCAGCAATCTTGTTCTGGGAAGTGTTTTAAAGAAGACCTTCCCGGAAATCCGGGCTTTGAAAAAAGATTTTCGGACAGCATCCCTTTTTCTGCCTACCCTGAAGGGCTGCCCTCTGCCTTCAAGCCCCCTCATTGCCCAATTGCCGGAAGGCAATGGGGAACCCTTAAGCCTTCACCCCTGGCTGACCTCAACCCTTGTCCTGGACTGGCAGGGATGCCGGACGCTTTTGGGTCGCTGCATGGATGGACCCCTTCTGGAAAAGGGGGTTTTTGCGGGATCGGATCTTCTGTGGTGGGCCCAGATGCTGCGCTTTGTGGCTTCCCTTGCCGTAAAAGGAGCCTACCTGCCTGCTGTGCAGCGGGGGGAGCGAGGCGACTTTTATGCCCGCTGGCAGCCTCTGCCCCATGGGGAGGATTACGATACCCTGGCCCGTCTTGAAGCCGCCATGCCCGAATCCTGCCGCTGCCTTGGGCCGGAGAACATCCTTGAAGCCCCTGCCATCAACCGCAGGGAGATTCTCTATGCCTTCACAGCCTTTGCCCTGGATGCTCTGGTGCGGGAAAGCATGGGTACAAGAATCGAAAGTCGCAGTGCATCCAGCATCCATGATGCCTGGCTGGCCGCCCTCGGTTCCGGGGATGCAAGGTTTGTGTGGAAGGAGACATCCGCTTTGGAAGGGCTTGAAACCCAGCTTCTGGAATGGCGAAGGCCCTTGGAGGTCAGCGCCTCAGCACGGGCAAGGCTCTGTTTTCGTCTGGAGGAGCCGGAATCCGGGGATGAAGAGACCTGGCAGGTGCGTTATCTCCTTCAGCCCTATGAAGATCCGAGCCTCATGCTGCCTCTGGAGGTGTTCTGGAAAAAGCAAAGTGTAAAGACCAAAGCCTTCCATGCGGTGGCGGGGGATGTGGGAGAATATCTGCTTTCCGCCATAGCCCATGCCAGCACCATCTGCGGTGCTGCAAAGGAAAGTCTTTCCGGTAAAAAACCCAAAGGACATACCCTGGACAATGAGGGTGCCTGGAGATTCCTTGCCCAAGAGGCTCCGGTTCTGGAAAGTACGGGTTTCGGGGTGATTCTGCCCGGCTGGTGGCTGGGGAAAAGCGATAAAAACCGTATCCGGCTGAAAGCTCTGGTGAAAAGTCCTTCCATGAAAGCTGCGGCCGGTCTGGGGCTTGAAACCCTGATGAAGGTGGACTGGGAGGTGGCCCTCGGGGACAGTCTTCTTTCTTTAAAGGAGCTGGAAGCCCTTGCGGGCATCAAAGGCTCCCTTGTACGTATGAAGGGGGTCTGGATGGAGGTGGACGGGGAGAAAATCCGTCAGACCCTCGCCTTTTTGAAAAAAAAGATGAATCAGGAGATGAAGGCTTCGGAGATCATGCACATGGCCCTTGGCGTGGCCTCCGAACACCTTCCCCTTGAGGTGGAAGAGGTGAAGGCCGAAGGCTGGATGAAGGATCTGCTCAAGGGTTTGAAGGATGGGGGCAGGCTTAAGCCTGTGGCACTGCCTGAAAGTTTCTGTGGTACCCTGCGGCCCTACCAGCAGCAGGGCTTTTCCTGGCTGTATTTTTTGAAACAGTGGGGCCTTGGGGCCTGCCTTGCCGATGACATGGGGCTTGGGAAAACCGTGCAGACCTTAAGCCTGGTGGCCAAGGCCCGTGAAGAAGGAGAGAAAAGGCCCGTGCTTCTCGTTTGTCCCACCTCCCTTGTGGGCAACTGGCGCAGGGAAGCGGCCCGTTTCACGCCGGATCTCAAGGTGATGACCCACCATGGAAACGATAGAAAAAAGGAAGATGCCTTCAGAAAAGAGGCCATGGAAGCAGGTCTTGTGATTTCAAGCTATGGGCTTTTGCAGCGGGATGGGGATTTTCTTTCCGAAATGCACTGGGCCGGTGCCATTCTCGATGAGGCCCAGAACATTAAAAATGGTCAGACCGGACAGTCCAAAGCTGCCCGGATGCTCAAGGCAGACTACCGCATCGCCCTTACGGGAACACCGGTGGAAAACCATGTGGGTGATCTCTGGGCCATGATGGCTTTTCTCAATCCGGGGCTTCTCGGTTCCCAGGCGGCCTTTAAAAAGAATTTTTTCACCCCCATCCAGATCCGGGGCGATGCAGGGGCTGCACAGATGCTCAAACGCATCACCGGCCCCTTTGTGCTGCGCAGGGTCAAAACGGATAAAAAGGTCATTACGGATCTGCCGGATAAACAGGAAATGAAGGTATTCTGCACCCTCACAAAGGAACAGGCCAGCCTCTACCGCGCCACCCTGAAGGATATGGAGGCTGCCCTGGAATCCAGCGAAGGTATCCAGCGCAAGGGCATGGTGCTGGCAGCCCTTTCCAAACTGAAGCAGATCTGCAACCATCCGGCCCATTTTCTGGGGGACGGCTCTGCGGTGGAAGGCCGTTCGGGCAAGCTGGAACGGTTGACGGAAATGATGGAAGAGGTACTGGCAGCCGGGGAAAAGGCCCTCATTTTTTCCCAGTTCAAAGAGATGGGTTATATATTGAAAAAACATCTGCAGCAGAGTTTTGGTCAGGAAGTTCTTTTTCTCCATGGAGGGACACCGGTAAAGGACAGGGATACCATGGTCAGCCGATTTCAGGCTGGAAAATCCGGGCCGAAGATTTTTGTTCTCTCCCTCAAGGCCGGAGGCACGGGCTTGAATCTCACCGAAGCCAGCCATGTGTTTCATTATGATCGCTGGTGGAACCCGGCCGTGGAAAACCAGGCCACGGACAGGGCCTTTCGCATCGGTCAGAAAATGAATGTGCAGGTGCATAAATTCCTCTGCGCTGGAACCCTGGAAGAGCGCATTGATGCCATGATTGAAAAGAAAAGTGCCCTTTCGGAAAGCATTGTAGGTAGTGGCGAGGGTTGGGTTACGGAATTGTCCGCCAGTGCCCTGAAGAAGGTGTTGGCCCTTTCTAAAGAAGCCGTAGGAGAGTGA
- a CDS encoding YicC/YloC family endoribonuclease, which translates to MIKSMTAYARASRSEGEVTADVEIRTYNSRHLDPLVRVPSGMNGLEERIKSILATSLARGRVELRLQITNLQQDMDAFEVDMARAASCKTALESLGRTLNIPGEVTLDLLMQSGSGILKAAEKTTDLESIFPVVEAAVKEALVSIDTMRSTEGRYLAEDFRRRLDWIEEEVNAIEKASEDLVPLYRNRLMERVSLLLQDAGLEVDSGRLLQEVAILADRSDISEEVVRARSHIAHFREIMDSPEPGGRKLNFLLQEFNREFNTMGSKAGDSRVAHRVVAVKAELEKLREQVQNIE; encoded by the coding sequence ATGATTAAAAGCATGACAGCCTATGCCAGAGCTTCCCGCAGCGAAGGGGAAGTGACGGCGGATGTGGAAATCCGTACATACAACAGCAGGCATCTGGATCCCCTTGTGCGGGTTCCTTCCGGTATGAACGGTCTGGAAGAACGCATCAAAAGCATCCTTGCCACATCCCTTGCAAGGGGTCGTGTGGAGCTGAGACTTCAGATAACAAACCTGCAGCAGGATATGGATGCCTTTGAAGTTGATATGGCAAGGGCCGCATCCTGCAAAACCGCCCTTGAAAGCCTGGGGCGTACCCTGAATATTCCCGGAGAAGTAACACTGGATCTTTTAATGCAGTCCGGTTCAGGTATTCTGAAGGCTGCTGAAAAAACAACGGATCTGGAAAGTATTTTCCCCGTGGTGGAAGCTGCTGTAAAAGAAGCACTGGTTTCCATTGATACCATGCGTTCTACGGAAGGTCGTTATCTGGCAGAAGATTTCCGGCGTCGGCTGGACTGGATTGAGGAAGAAGTGAATGCCATTGAAAAGGCTTCCGAAGATCTGGTGCCCTTGTACCGTAACCGTCTGATGGAAAGGGTAAGCCTGCTGCTGCAGGATGCGGGGCTTGAAGTTGATTCCGGTCGTTTGCTTCAGGAAGTTGCCATATTAGCAGATCGCAGTGATATTTCCGAAGAAGTCGTGCGTGCCAGAAGCCATATTGCCCATTTCCGGGAAATCATGGATAGTCCTGAGCCGGGTGGCCGCAAACTGAATTTTCTGCTGCAGGAATTCAACAGAGAATTCAATACCATGGGTTCCAAGGCAGGAGACAGCCGTGTGGCACACAGGGTTGTGGCTGTGAAGGCGGAGCTGGAGAAACTTCGGGAGCAGGTACAAAATATAGAATAG
- a CDS encoding DUF370 domain-containing protein, which translates to MANSPKVGRHKSEQSLLSIGFGSSVVADRVVAIVSPNSAPMKRLKDEAREDKKLVDATHGRRTRSIIIMDSNHVVLSAIQSETISQRYSALKENEDDAN; encoded by the coding sequence ATGGCAAATTCCCCAAAGGTCGGCAGGCATAAGTCGGAACAAAGCCTTCTGAGTATTGGTTTTGGCAGCAGTGTGGTGGCGGACCGGGTTGTGGCCATTGTTTCTCCCAATTCTGCACCCATGAAACGATTGAAGGACGAAGCCAGGGAAGACAAAAAGCTGGTGGATGCCACCCATGGCAGAAGAACCCGGTCCATTATAATTATGGACTCCAACCATGTGGTGCTTTCCGCCATTCAGTCGGAAACCATCTCCCAGCGCTATTCTGCGCTGAAAGAGAATGAGGATGATGCAAACTGA
- a CDS encoding Trm112 family protein has translation MGLNPELLEVLACPRCRGEVLENEQAQELVCGACAVAYEIRDGIPVMLPDAARSLATESGA, from the coding sequence ATGGGATTGAACCCTGAATTGCTGGAAGTGCTGGCCTGTCCCCGTTGCCGGGGTGAAGTGCTGGAAAATGAACAGGCTCAGGAGCTTGTGTGTGGGGCCTGTGCCGTAGCCTATGAAATCCGTGACGGTATTCCCGTGATGCTTCCCGATGCTGCCCGCAGCCTTGCTACTGAAAGCGGGGCCTGA
- a CDS encoding SWIM zinc finger family protein, which translates to MSRYWNSGFSATRPREVKDGIRAGSQKGAMASKWWGRRWIAVLEAIGGSTRMARGRSYARKGQVSSLEILPGEIRARVQGSARTPYMVSIKLRTLQKTEWKKVAHALMEAPLVAARLIAGEMPEEMEAIAQRVSVPFFPEKNKDLETNCSCPDWSDPCKHIAAVYYLVAEALDQNPFLLFQLRGMEREAFVGLLGLSPERGEAPESEKAEAQPLKSEAPIFWGEDRQYTGLVPVADASMPEAFIRRLGRPPFWRSSRAFFPLMQSVYGKAAAAGLDLCAGGMGEDGER; encoded by the coding sequence ATGAGCAGGTACTGGAATTCCGGTTTTTCGGCCACAAGGCCAAGGGAAGTGAAAGACGGTATCCGTGCGGGTTCCCAGAAAGGTGCCATGGCATCGAAATGGTGGGGAAGGCGCTGGATCGCTGTGCTGGAGGCCATTGGCGGCAGTACCCGCATGGCAAGGGGAAGGAGCTATGCCCGTAAGGGGCAGGTTTCCAGTCTGGAGATTCTTCCCGGTGAAATTCGGGCCAGGGTGCAGGGATCAGCCCGCACTCCCTATATGGTCAGTATCAAACTGAGAACCCTACAAAAAACTGAATGGAAGAAGGTGGCCCATGCACTGATGGAAGCCCCCCTTGTGGCGGCCAGGCTCATTGCAGGAGAGATGCCCGAAGAAATGGAGGCCATCGCCCAAAGGGTTTCTGTACCTTTTTTTCCCGAGAAAAACAAAGACCTTGAAACAAACTGCTCCTGCCCGGACTGGTCAGATCCCTGCAAGCACATTGCTGCTGTGTATTACCTTGTGGCAGAGGCCCTAGATCAGAATCCCTTTCTTCTGTTTCAACTCCGAGGGATGGAACGGGAAGCCTTTGTTGGCCTGCTGGGATTATCTCCGGAGAGGGGGGAAGCCCCAGAGTCGGAAAAGGCGGAAGCCCAGCCCCTGAAGTCGGAGGCCCCGATCTTCTGGGGTGAAGACAGGCAATATACGGGCCTTGTGCCTGTGGCAGATGCCAGCATGCCGGAGGCCTTTATCCGAAGACTGGGCAGACCACCCTTCTGGCGATCCAGCCGGGCCTTTTTTCCCCTTATGCAGTCTGTATATGGAAAGGCTGCAGCTGCGGGCCTTGATCTGTGTGCAGGGGGGATGGGGGAGGATGGGGAAAGGTAA
- the gmk gene encoding guanylate kinase, translated as MMQTEEKKSGETGRRGRLFEISAPSGTGKTTLCEALKNRFPELCYSVSYTTRAPRAGEVEGKDYHFISVDEFRKGIEENRWVEWAEVYGNYYGTSAFTMEEILASGRDLLLEIDVQGMRQIVERFPETVTIFILPPSMDALRERLVSRGTDKPEAMERRMADATREMACRGDYRYRIVNDDLERAKKALIFIVEACMKGEDPEQTDYK; from the coding sequence ATGATGCAAACTGAAGAAAAAAAATCCGGTGAAACCGGCAGAAGGGGACGGCTTTTTGAGATTTCTGCGCCTTCAGGAACCGGCAAAACCACCCTCTGTGAAGCCTTGAAAAATCGTTTTCCAGAACTCTGCTATTCCGTATCCTACACCACCCGTGCTCCCAGGGCCGGAGAAGTGGAAGGTAAGGATTATCATTTCATTTCCGTGGATGAGTTCAGGAAAGGCATAGAAGAGAACCGCTGGGTGGAATGGGCTGAGGTTTACGGAAATTATTACGGTACATCTGCCTTTACCATGGAAGAGATACTGGCTTCGGGCCGGGATCTTCTTCTGGAAATAGATGTGCAGGGAATGCGGCAGATCGTAGAGCGTTTTCCTGAAACCGTGACCATATTCATCCTGCCGCCTTCCATGGATGCCCTCAGGGAGAGGCTTGTAAGCCGGGGGACCGATAAGCCCGAGGCCATGGAACGGCGTATGGCTGATGCTACCAGAGAAATGGCCTGCAGAGGTGATTATCGTTACCGCATTGTGAATGATGATCTCGAAAGGGCAAAAAAAGCCCTGATTTTTATTGTGGAAGCCTGCATGAAGGGTGAAGACCCGGAACAAACGGATTATAAGTGA
- a CDS encoding AAA family ATPase: MRKKLSTSVYTFHTIIKENGMYVDKTADIFRMVSKMDGQFFLSRPRRFGKSLTLSTLESVFLGKKELFKGLYIFDQPYDWKVYPVIRLVMNKVSASSCAEFEENLAMELDWLAEKEGLRLRAERPAAKFRELIQILSAGSDKVVILIDEYDKPILDNILDKAEVLKIRTLLKQFYGMIKAMEDHIRFSFITGVSKFTHVSIFSDLNHLDDITMMPEYATLCGFTQEECEGYFAEWIDENAVKNGMGRKDYLEKLRKTYNGLRFSEKPVSVYNPVSFIKAMDQGNFRHHWFETGTPTFLLKLLKEEEEKTEGAKKPAPGVKDLDGMRLMADSFSSYEIECLKVEPLLFQTGYLTILDYDPESELFTLGYPNDEVRFAFVKKLSGYFTPVPEAQVPSLLDQLIQALKAHDLEEVFEILNVFYAQVDYSIRLKHEKYYQTIFYILFTLLGYRIRVEENSNKGRMDAVVETKDRIYIFEFKLNMDAEAAMKQIKDREYFQKYLRTSKALTLVGVAFNSDTGEIGEWKVEDRQ, translated from the coding sequence ATGCGTAAAAAACTCAGTACTTCCGTTTATACTTTTCATACAATTATTAAAGAAAACGGGATGTATGTTGATAAGACAGCTGATATTTTCCGCATGGTCAGCAAGATGGATGGTCAGTTTTTTCTGTCCCGGCCGAGAAGATTCGGCAAATCCCTGACCCTCTCCACGCTGGAATCCGTGTTCCTGGGGAAAAAGGAGCTGTTCAAAGGACTGTACATTTTTGATCAGCCCTATGACTGGAAAGTCTATCCCGTTATCCGGCTGGTCATGAACAAGGTGAGTGCTTCTTCCTGTGCGGAGTTTGAGGAAAATCTGGCCATGGAGCTGGACTGGCTGGCAGAAAAAGAAGGACTCCGTCTCAGGGCTGAACGCCCTGCTGCAAAATTCAGGGAACTCATTCAGATTTTAAGTGCTGGCTCTGATAAAGTGGTTATCCTCATTGACGAGTACGACAAGCCCATCCTCGACAATATTCTGGATAAGGCTGAAGTGCTGAAGATTCGTACCCTCCTGAAACAGTTTTACGGCATGATCAAGGCTATGGAGGATCACATCCGATTTTCCTTCATCACTGGCGTGAGCAAGTTCACCCATGTCTCTATTTTTTCGGATCTGAACCACCTCGATGACATCACCATGATGCCGGAGTATGCTACCCTCTGCGGTTTTACCCAGGAAGAGTGCGAAGGGTATTTTGCAGAATGGATTGATGAAAATGCCGTAAAAAACGGCATGGGCAGAAAAGATTATCTGGAAAAACTGAGAAAAACCTATAACGGCCTGCGTTTCAGTGAAAAGCCCGTGTCCGTCTATAATCCAGTTTCCTTTATCAAGGCCATGGATCAGGGTAATTTCAGGCATCATTGGTTTGAGACCGGAACTCCCACCTTTCTTTTGAAACTTCTCAAAGAAGAAGAAGAAAAGACAGAAGGCGCAAAAAAGCCTGCCCCTGGTGTGAAGGATCTGGACGGTATGAGGCTCATGGCCGATTCCTTTTCAAGCTATGAAATAGAATGTCTGAAGGTGGAGCCTCTTCTGTTTCAGACCGGGTACCTCACCATTCTGGATTATGATCCGGAAAGTGAGCTTTTTACCCTTGGCTATCCCAATGATGAGGTGCGTTTTGCCTTTGTCAAAAAACTCTCCGGGTATTTCACGCCCGTACCGGAAGCCCAGGTGCCGAGCCTTCTGGATCAACTGATTCAGGCATTGAAGGCCCATGACCTTGAAGAGGTTTTTGAGATCCTGAATGTCTTCTATGCGCAGGTGGATTACAGCATCCGGCTGAAACATGAAAAATATTATCAGACCATTTTTTACATTCTTTTCACCTTACTTGGCTATCGCATCCGTGTGGAGGAAAACAGCAACAAGGGCCGCATGGATGCAGTGGTGGAAACCAAAGACCGCATCTACATTTTTGAGTTCAAGCTGAACATGGATGCCGAAGCCGCCATGAAGCAGATAAAAGACAGGGAATATTTCCAAAAATATCTGAGAACTTCCAAGGCCCTTACCCTTGTTGGCGTGGCTTTTAACTCTGATACGGGCGAGATTGGGGAGTGGAAGGTGGAAGACAGGCAGTGA
- the fabG gene encoding 3-oxoacyl-[acyl-carrier-protein] reductase: MEKDKAVALVTGAGKGIGKAVARMLGEKGFFVCLAYRSSRTGAEEALEDIRSQGGDGELVQLDVTDSAACENTMDALIKEKGRLDVLVNNAGMRKDGLMVRMKNEAWEEVMRTNLDSFFYLTRPVSRQMLRQRYGRIISIGSTSGQAGVAGQVNYSASKAGLMGASKALARELASRNITVNVVAPGFISTDMTEDLDMEALAKEIPAGRPGRVEEVASLVTFLASPEASYITGQVIGVNGGLY; the protein is encoded by the coding sequence ATGGAAAAAGATAAAGCAGTTGCTTTGGTTACAGGTGCAGGAAAGGGTATAGGGAAGGCCGTTGCCCGGATGCTGGGGGAAAAGGGTTTTTTTGTCTGTCTTGCTTACAGATCAAGCCGCACCGGTGCAGAAGAGGCCCTTGAAGACATACGCAGTCAGGGGGGAGACGGTGAGCTGGTGCAGCTTGATGTCACAGATTCTGCTGCCTGTGAGAATACCATGGATGCCCTGATCAAGGAAAAGGGACGTCTGGATGTGCTGGTTAACAATGCGGGTATGCGTAAGGACGGTCTGATGGTGCGCATGAAAAACGAGGCCTGGGAAGAGGTGATGCGTACCAATCTGGACAGCTTTTTTTATCTTACACGCCCCGTTTCAAGGCAGATGCTTCGCCAGCGTTATGGCCGGATAATTTCCATAGGCTCAACTTCAGGTCAGGCCGGAGTTGCAGGTCAGGTGAATTATTCGGCTTCCAAGGCCGGACTGATGGGAGCCAGCAAGGCCCTCGCCCGGGAGCTTGCCAGCCGGAATATCACGGTGAATGTGGTGGCTCCGGGTTTCATTTCTACGGATATGACCGAAGATCTGGATATGGAAGCCCTTGCAAAGGAAATTCCCGCAGGCCGTCCCGGCAGGGTAGAGGAAGTGGCTTCTCTGGTGACATTTCTTGCATCTCCGGAGGCTTCCTATATAACGGGTCAGGTGATTGGTGTGAATGGTGGGCTGTACTGA